In Nocardia terpenica, the genomic window CCGCCGACAGCATCATGGGCGAGATGTCTCGGTGCGCCAGGAATTTCTCCATGTACACGTAGCTCACGCCGAGGAAGACCGAGGCGACCAGGCACTCCAGCCCGCCCCGGCTCATGAGGTCGGAGCCGGACCGCCACGGCGAGAAGATGAGCACACAGCCCAGGAATCCGATCAGCAGGCCGCTCACCTGTCTGACGGTGTGCCCCTCGGACTTTCGGCCCCAGACGGCGACCGTGAGCAGCGTCCACATCGGTGTGGTCGAGCTGATGACACCGGCCGACGAGGTGCGAATACCCTGCTCGGCGATCGTGTAGAGCAGGTACGGGATCGCGTTCGCCAGCGCGGCCGACACCAGCAGATGACCCCAGACGGCGGGGGCGCGGGGCAGGCGCCTGCGCTGGAAGGCGAACACCATGAGCGCGAGAAACGCTGCGCCGATGAGCATTCGGAAGAACGTGACCTGAACCGGGCTCAGGGCCCGCAACGCTATCTTGATCCACAGAAAGGTCGATCCCCAGCACAACGCGAGCAGACCGATTCGGACCGCGTTCACGCGCCCGAGGGCGAGCAGCCGACCACGGGATTGAGCGGCGACAGGGCCAGGCCGCCCGGTTCGACGCCGGGCAGGAACGTCGTCCAGCTACCGCTGAGGATGGTGGGCCGCTCGACGACCCGGGCGCCATCGGCGTAGTAGGTCGACGACAGTACCCGCCGCGGCGCCGAGGTGCGATTGGGACCGGCGGTGTGGAAACAGTCGACCGCGTGGAAGGAGACCTCCCCGGCCGCGTACGGGGTGGCGTCCGGTGCCTCGCCCAGGGATCGCAGCGTCGTCTGCACGCGCTCGTCGTAGGACCGATCCTCGGTCGACAGCGGTATCGACCCCAGCGCGTCGGCCGCCGCGCCGCGGGGCAGGCAGCCCAGCGGGCCCATCTCGGCGGGAATGGGGTGCAGGGGAATCCACGAGGTGCACACGGCCGGGGTGTCCAGCGGATAGTGGTGCGAGTCTC contains:
- a CDS encoding DMT family transporter, yielding MNAVRIGLLALCWGSTFLWIKIALRALSPVQVTFFRMLIGAAFLALMVFAFQRRRLPRAPAVWGHLLVSAALANAIPYLLYTIAEQGIRTSSAGVISSTTPMWTLLTVAVWGRKSEGHTVRQVSGLLIGFLGCVLIFSPWRSGSDLMSRGGLECLVASVFLGVSYVYMEKFLAHRDISPMMLSAGQLAAAGLLLMPALVVEGAPAPHPRLDALLALAVLGLLGTGVAYVLNYRVISDGGSVAASVVTYLLPVVSVVLGATVLDEPLTPMTLAGTALVLLGVALPSTRRRVHRNGPTAPAEPAVR